The following nucleotide sequence is from Synchiropus splendidus isolate RoL2022-P1 chromosome 1, RoL_Sspl_1.0, whole genome shotgun sequence.
GTATCGGGATAAGCATCATTTCCAAAgacacctgccaatacacagccctctcAGATGTGTTGAAAACGTCCACGCCAAACGTCGGCTGTACCGACACCATCACTCTCTGGCCACTGTTTTgatttcatcatcacaacatctGGTTCTGGGTGCATCCCCGGTATGGCACAGGCCAGAAGTAAAACACCTCACCATGTTGACTGCAACAATGGCAGCACACTCCTTCACCAACCAACCAACTCTACATAAACTAGAAAAACCCTCACAGACCTCAGTCAAGATGGCCGACCTTTTCTATTTCAACTGGACGACAAAAACTTGGAAGCCATGAATGTGCTCAGTAAATCATGAGGAAAGTAGAACCTTTTCAGGCATCTAGCTTGAATTGTCTGTTGTTCCTCACAGCCTCCCAGCTGTCAGCGCCTCATGGCTCCTCCTCACTCAACACAATCATCTTCCAAAAAGGCACCACCTTTCCTTCCTGCTCCACCTACATGACAAAAGATTCTGCGTTCAAAGTACAGAGACCTTCAGCaattcaataaaaagaaaaccttcACCGCCGTCGATGACAAACGGGTATCAGAGAACTTTGCGACCAGAAGCTGGAATCAAATTCAAGTTCAAGGTCTGACGAACAAAAGCAGGAAAACTGCTGAGTTTATTCAGCTGAAGACAAAAGGGATTTGCCAGAGCTTCGGCCATGCCTGCTAAGCTTCGCTACAGATAGAGCAGAAGCATGAACCAGGATTTGCGAGGGGAAATTCAGAAATGACACAATTCAGACACGGAGGTCGACCCTTTGGTACAAATGTAACTACAAAGGGGCCCCGCGAGGACATGTGCTCACGTCTCTGCACTgctgactccacacaaacaactGCACCTTGGTGAGCAGCAAGTTCACAGATGACACCACCAACAAGATGGATCATCTGGAGCAGAACACGTTCAAAGCTGAGGAGACGAGGGTGGGCATCATCTCCAACAAACTGGAGTGGACCCCCAACTCTGACCAGAGTGGCCTCACTCGATTAAGTCTGTTTGCATCATGTTTACATGCTGCAGAGAAAGCGAGAGCCAAACTACTGTAAGGCCACATCCATGGCAATGGGTGGCACCGTGACCACTTCAATCCTTACGGTCTCACTGTCAATAGAGTAAGAACACAGACTTTATACTGAATGTTCAACTGGTTAAACTATTGAGGTCCAGAATCAGTACATTGGCACGATCACCATGGAGCCACCATCACAGTCAACAGAGTGGAAGAGAGCTTCCCCAGACAGGTTTCTGGATTCAACTCGCAAGTTACACATACAAAGAAGTCATGGAAAGAATGGCCAAATGTTTCTATGTAAATATTACCACGCCACAGAGCGAATGAGCTAATCTTGTTGGCATCGCTCGGCGATTGAAACAGGGggttctgaaaaaaaatctgaaccaCACAGTCGTGCTTGAAATTGGTGCATGCGTGAGTCACGGTGTTTCTAATGTTATGTTCGATCATAGCCCAGCTAACCAGTTAGATGTGAGCTGGCTGGTGAACCAGACAAATTCAAATTCCTCTCCCACAGTCCAGACGAAGCCCTTTGCATGCTTTTTAAAAGTCCGATCTTAGCTGGATAAAGGCAacaatttggttttctgagccgTCGTGTTCATTGACGTCATCTTCAAGGCGCAAGAGAGACAAATGAGGAAGGAGGAGCGTCCAGAGATGATCATTCACACCAACCTGTCCTGCATTCAGGACCTGGTATGGTCAGATTCAGGAACAGGGTAGGCAACTTTTAAGGCCATTTAATTTCCTCACCACATGCTAAGACAAGCAGACAATTACATAGAATATacataacataaaataataagTATATAAGCCAGGAACTGATGGAAATCATCTTTGTatctcatttttaaaataatctaTGAAGTCGACTACAGACATAGATTGTTAATATTCCAGATACTTTCTGCTCTGCTAATGACACCGCGATCACAAAAAATACTTTCATGTACTTAAAATAATCTGCTGCGATGATGATTTTTAAGAATCATAATGGATCCGCTTTAATAGTGAGTTCCAAGAATGAAATCTGCATTTCTACCGTCACAAGATTTCAGTTTCCATTTTCCCAGAAGGATGGGGGGGGCGGGGTGTCACATGACATCGGCCTCCATCCTAATCCCAACCTCCCAATCTGGTGTCAGATTCCAGTGGAAACGGTAAACGGCGGAGGAATTGAGGGGAAAGTAGGGCAGATATGGCTATGCATGTCAAGGGTCACTACTCTGGTATATAGAGCTGATAAGGTGGGAGATCAGAGCGTGGCAACCACAGGGATTATATCTATTAATGTTGATCAAGACATCTGAATGTAGAGATCTGAAGAAAGATGAACTTCCATTCATGATAAAAAAGACTCCTTGACATCATATTAAATAAGTGCTATTGCATGAGCTATTGCTTCCCACTCCGTGACAAACCGAGGATCCATTGAGTCGAAAAattattattcaaaaatgttcaTTAATAACAGCTGAATCATATGTAATAATAAAAGGAGAGTCACTCAAACGTATCTCGAGTTTCAGATGACGTATTTGCCAACTACTTAGGTGGTTTCAGAGCTCAGATgctaacaacagaaaaaaatcgAAGATTGACCCATCAAATCGAGTACGACCTTTAATTCGCACATGTTCACCACAGTTACTAGCTTTTACATGAGCTGTTTCCATGTCAAAACCAGAGTGACAACTGCACATTGGGTGAACGGTGAATGTGCCCCCTACACAATAATGAACTGTTCGGATGAGCAGTTCTCCTCCTGTACAgataatattatatttaatattaacaGATGAGTCACAGTAAATAGACACTCATTTTCAACACCACGTCCCAATGACTTATCTGACTCGTGACGTATTGGGGCAGGTGCTGTATATCAATCCAATGTCTTGAAGGGGCGGTTTGAGATTTGtttagatgattttttttcctgttgtttCGCCCaaattacagatgtttatctccTCAGATGTGATTACGGAATCCTCAGGGGGCACTGGATTGGAAATCCAGGTCAGACAGGATGCCACAGACCACAGAGTCAATGAATAGAAATGTTCTTTAACCGGCCTTAAATCCAGTTGTTTGCattcaacatgaatatattcCCACTGCTTTCATCACTGCTGTACACTACTTTCTCCACTGTCAGTTCTCTTTATGATTATTCTCATTGCTCTCCAGGGGAGAGTTCAAGCTTAATCTGGACTCTCATGCTGAAGGGAATCTGAAGGGGTTCCTCGATCATAAAGAAAAGCTGGAGAAGACCTTCCAGAACTCCTGTTTCTGTTCTTCTGAACACATGCATTTTATTATGCATTAAATACGCATTAGAAGAACATTGTTTATGGGGCAAACATCAGGGGAGATTAAGGAACAAATTGCTTCACTTCATATCGATGTAAAATTTAAGATTACAttgatataataatattaaatactttatttttaatgtttaatgttacAGATAGTATCCCATTCACCTCAGAAAAGTTCTCATACGCAGGAGAGTTTACTGTTTACTGATGTCGCATAAGTTACCGATGAACTCATGTCTCATGTTGCGTGAAATGGACAGAAGACGGACGTCTCACTCACGTAAAGACGAAGAAAAGGGAGCTGGATCCCACCAGCAGGCAGGCGGCGGTGCACACCGGGATGAAGGCGCTGACTCTCAGCGCGTCTGCGCCGCTGCTGCCGGGCATCCTGGCGCTGCTCTCACCACGCTCTCATGTCCGCCACACACGCAGCTCACGCGCAGGGAACGCCAAGTTAGACCGCTGGAAAACAAGAGTCATAGCCGAGGTGAGACTGAGGGAGAAGCCCGCTTCTGGGAGACCGGGCCAGGCTCCGCGCACGCGGTTCCGACGCCGCTGGCTCATCCAGTGGGAGGAGCGTTGACTCACCAGAGACGCCCAAACTGTGGACAGCGGACCCCCCGCTGCGCTCACATCTGCGCGCTTCATCCTCACGCCGCCCACGGATGAATCGTGATTCCACCGAACGGTCGATGGAACAAAGCTCGCATCTTTGTGCGTCTCCTCCAGTTGCGTTGATGATTCCAGTCCTTCACAGGGTGCGTTCCACAAGTCAAGCAATGCCTGGCCTCGTCTACTCTGTTACCGCTGAATATCTTGGCAAAAGTTTAGGGGGTCAACAATTGTGCGTCGAGAGGCAGCACCCTTCTAGAAATTTTATAGACGACCTCAGTCTCCTTAATGGATTCTAACTTCAGTGTTGAAGGTGCATGGTTTGCCGTGGTGATCCAACTAAACTCTGAGGTTTACCAAAATTTATAGTCCACAGCTGAGACAGAATTTAGAATGTTGATAGTTTCCCAtcaatttttgttttgaaaaaaagattGTCCAACAGGTATGTGACATTCAGACATCCCCTCCAGATCAGGTGAGGACCTGACCTCACCTGTGTGTGGCTGGCTAGTTTTCAGAGTACGGAGTCCATGCCGATGCACGATAAGTTCACaagcagaaaaagaaatgtCTCCAACAATCCTGTAAATAAGCGTGTTCAAAGGAAATCAAATGAATTATCGGTCAGTAAATTATAAAAACGCTGGAATCAGTTGGTAGAGAAATGTTATTTCAGAATAGCATAATCAAGTATTAAAAGTATGCGGTATTTTTTGTCAAACTTTTCTTAAATAGGAACCACAAGAGCTATGAGCATCAATGGAAGGACGCTTCCATGGCTCCTGGGAGGGTCACATGGTTGGGCTGGGCTTCCTCTTCTGCTTTATAAGCTTCAGGAGACGTGAGCGTCTTTTGTCTGGAAAGCACACACGATGGATGCTGAAGAACTGATCGAGTCCATCATCAGGGCGCTGATGTTCCTCGCGGGGATGCTGGGGAACAACTGGCTGGTGATCTGCTCCGTCCCCAGGAAGAAGTCCACGATCCGCACCAATGAACTTCTGCTGATCAACCTGGCCGTCTCCAACCTCATCACCAACTACCTGGTGGACCTGCCCGACACCATCGCAGACTTCGCCGGACGCTGGTTCCTGGGCGAGACCTTCTGCGGAGTCTTCCGCTTCTGCGCCGACCTCTCAGAGACCAGCAGCATCTTCACCACCTTCTTCATCTGCATCTTCTGGCACCAGAAGCTGGTCGTCTCCCTCAAAGAAGGCGGCGCGGTGGTGCAGATGGACAGCTTGTCTCTAGTGGGCGGCCTTGTGGCCAGCAGCTGGACAGTGGCGGTCATCTTCAGTACGCCTCACTTCTTCTTCGTGGCAGTGGTGGGGGGCAACGAGAGCCATGAGGACTGCATCGACGTCTTTCCAAACTACGTCGCCCATCAGACCTATGAGATCTTCTACCTCACCCTGGCGAATGCCGTCCCCGCTGCAGGGATGTTGTTCACCAGCATCCAAATTATCATCAGTCTTCTGAAGAACAATCGCCGCATTCAGGGCCATCAGTCACACCTCAACAAGGAAGAGAACAAAAGTAGAGAGaccaacagaagaaaaacagacagcgCAGTTTGTGACGCTGCACCCGATGGTGGTGTTTACATCGGAGAGCCAGCCTCAGGCCAAAGCTTTGCTTCACCTCTCAGCTCACAGTCGCATCAAGGTGTCGGAAGTGCACCTTCAAGGCCCGGCCAGGTAGCAGCACGGTCCAGTCCAGGCACCAACAATCTGCTGAGGGCAGCCAAGAGCGTGGTGGCTGTTGCCAGCGTGTTCCTCGTCTGCTGGCTGACTCATCTGCTTCTGCGCATCACCAACAACTTCCACACCTCGTCCATCGTGGTGGAGGTGGCCAGCTACATCGCCGCCTCCTACACCTGCATCATCCCCTTCATTTTCCTGCACAGCATCAGAAAGCTCTCCTGCGTGTGCAAACGCTAGAAGCAGCTGGTAGCAGAATCCACTCTGGAAAGGAAGAACAGCCTCctcatgtactttttttttaagagtccACATGGTCCAAAATAACCAAGAAGAGAACGGGAATCATTATAGCTGCGTAGGTTCTGCTTTGGCTGGATCAGTTTCAGGTCCGGTTCCttttcacagtcacttttgagcTGTTCAGGGCCCCGTGggaaagaaaaccaaaaacaaccAAAACTAATTCAAGATATTCAACATATATCAATTTTCCGACCTGGCAAAAGCACTTCTGAGACATTCATTTTAGCATTTTGTTCTACATTTGTCAATAAAAGTATGGATTTTTATGAGTACACAACTCTGTTGGCATCAGTGCACATTAAGTCAAGTCAGAGAGAGGAAAAGCTCACCTTGGCACCTTTCATTTCACGAAACATTACTGCCTTGGAAGGACGTGAAATTGATAGCTTTTCTTCCAAAACAGTAATGTGCAGCAGAACTGATAAACCAAAAGAGATTTTTTGAAAGGTTGAACCCTCAGTGTGTGCACAAAAAGATGAATGTTTCAGTCTGCATAAAAGTGTCCTCATATGTGTGTGGGCATTTTTCAGGTTTGTGAAATCCATCAAGAAATTAACAAACAAAGCTAATTAATTTGAGGAAGTCTCCTGAGTGAAGGCCCGAGCTTCATCTAGAgattcaagacttttttttttccagctggcAAATGCGGAACGTGATTGTCTGACTTAAGACGGCACTTAACAATTAAAGTCCCGAGTGAGGAACTGCTGAGGAAACTCGGAGTCAAAGGGGCGTCATGGTTGATCACTGTGCTTTTGCAGCAGCATGGAcgcaacagagaaaaataaaagtatatcaATAAAGTCTTACTACAATAGCTCTGCATGCAGCAACAGAAGTCACGGTTCCAGGTTTGAATCTCTCGCCTTCCATTGTGACCCAAACTAGATCTTTCAACACAAAcaagaataaaaacagaaacacatctTCAATGTTACTCTGGAAATTCACCACGAGCTGTTGGTGAAGTCGCTCCATCATAAAAGGTTAGTCTTGACACGACAGGCGCCATGCTAACTTGCAAACTATCTGGCCTAAGGATATGGAAGCTGTAGGTAGCAAGGATGTGGAGATGGTCAGCAAAAGGCCCAGATAAGAACCATAAGCTTGTCATATCTtcaattgggaaaaaaaaaatgttacagaaCAGTGCAGTTCAAGGTTTCGTGATGAAGTCATTCATTTGCAGTAGGGATGGGAGATAGCTtataccaccaaacacaatctccacgatgacaattctgcatctcaggataaattcgataaacgctctccagctccgcggccgACACTggcatgtgacagttgtggagagtgtggtggactttggttcacgacactagttttaaacttatttttaatacagggaacctttgataatgacactggtcgactctgggtctgtgtttatttgatgagattgagagtggtcctcataggttttcTGACAcagttgtctgccttggttcacatcaacacatgcaggtctcctgctgcgctggcacCTCggtgaaacaccgtggtgaaaatagttggatattggacggagctccgctctggTATTGATCCCCATtcgggttcactgatcgcggacacagtctcacaggcagcgctaatgctacgacccggcatcagtaagggaccatcaacaaattctaaaaaggTCCAAGTATTtgcaaaatcttcaataaggcaatggaaacaACCATTTTCGGAGAGAAAAtagtgaaaaggtttttcatcacacaagacaaaggactgacagttcgtaaaatgattttgagaatagaataagACTAAATGATGATTTAGTCACATTACTTCGAATATtacttcaatagcatctaggaaatgtgtccagactgatcCATAGttcaaagtcaactgttaagagacatgagctgtcagacaccagcggcttcaagacaagaaacattgaatttctcatctctacacttggttaactattataatgaaatgtaaacaaataatgatgttggagacaaaccccactaataagtttcatcttAAAAAACTTTCAAgacagactgtagtgtgtccaacacatggaatagaatgaaaatgtatttagcaTGATAATTATCTTCATCacagaaattacatttattgcgataacttttttgtccatatcgcccatccctaatctAAATCAGAAGTCAGGACCATGACAATAGCTTTTGGAATGGAGACCAGAGGAGACTGAAGCCAAAATTGACCAccttaaacaataaaaatgaagcgtataacaacaaaaacaaaaggcatGATACTTGTTTATAGACATAGAAAAAGTTTATCAACACATCCCAATGGTTCAGTGACGCACAGTGAACAGTTAAAactctgacatcatcactcaCACACCCAAGGCTGTCGACAAGTACTAAAAAGACACCAAACTAAATGCTTATATGTGAACACAGATGGCAGTGAGCCCAGGTACGCACACACATCACAGATTAGTTTCAATCAGAATTATTAATCCACGGTGACACACAACTTCATCGCCCTGTTTTCTGACAACTCAAGCTTTAAATAAAACTTCTGTTGGTAACGTCCCCTTCTTCTAACACTTGAGTGGCATGTCTCCATCCGCTTGTTTAATCAGCAGGTGGTTTAAGGCAATAGTATCCACTGTGGAGGTCAATGTTCTGTGACAGACAAAGTTAGTGAAGTCGTTCCAGCCTGGCCTGCAGCGACTTGAAGTTTCCAATGATTTGCTGCAGGGCAGCTGTGGGGTTCAGAGACTGCAGCTCCACCAGGTAGCCACAGATGTTGTCCAGGCACACGTTGGTGAAACGGCGCCTGTGAAAGAAATTACAAGAATACATTACgaaatgattcattcatttaatttcattaaatgattaaataaaaaacaaatatataataacttttttttttttatctggtcACCAGTCCACAACGACAGGTCAGGCATGAATGCTGTCAAGCGAGGTTGGGTCGCCCTGGAGGGAGGCGCTGATAAAATAAGCCAACATAATCTGCACAATTGAAGAGTTCATCTGAAGGCCAACAGAATTCGTGGCACACTCATCTCATTTTGAGGAAACCAGATTTAGAATAAGGAATAATGATCATGATATTTCTGTTTCATACGCATCCACGCTGAAACAAATTCGTTCAGTCCAACTTTGTATCATCTACTCGTGCGCAAAACACTTTGGATTGAGAATTTTTTTGATCTTCAGTTTCACTTGGGTTGAGGAACATGCACCCAGGGGCTTGTGCGAGTGCCATCACCAGTATGACTGAAATAAGATGTTGACTTTGAAAACAGGTGTGCCACAAGTTACCTGTCATAGGTGGGGACTCTGCTAGGATCTTCCACGTATCCAGACAGGAGCACATGAATACATTCGACCAGGTGCAGAGGTTTCTTCAGCCGCTGCCAACATGGATCCTGATGGTGAGAGTCAGGTAAACAGGGATTGTCTTGTTCATCAGAAAATATGATTTAGGACACAGTCCAAGGGACAGCTCTACAAACACTTCAGGTCCTGAACTCATGTTTGTACCCGGGTTTTGAAGAGCTGGTCGTAGACTTCCAAGAGACGTGGCAGCTGCACACCGATCTCTTGCATGGTGGCGGTGACGAAGCCGACGTCCCAGTTGAAATGacacacttcctgctccagGAACTTCACAAGGAACTCTGAAATAAACAAGTCCGCGGTCATCAGCAACCAGCTTACATAGCAAACCGTTAACCGCTGTAATTGAGTCGTTCCAGTTCTGGC
It contains:
- the LOC128749559 gene encoding rhodopsin translates to MDAEELIESIIRALMFLAGMLGNNWLVICSVPRKKSTIRTNELLLINLAVSNLITNYLVDLPDTIADFAGRWFLGETFCGVFRFCADLSETSSIFTTFFICIFWHQKLVVSLKEGGAVVQMDSLSLVGGLVASSWTVAVIFSTPHFFFVAVVGGNESHEDCIDVFPNYVAHQTYEIFYLTLANAVPAAGMLFTSIQIIISLLKNNRRIQGHQSHLNKEENKSRETNRRKTDSAVCDAAPDGGVYIGEPASGQSFASPLSSQSHQGVGSAPSRPGQVAARSSPGTNNLLRAAKSVVAVASVFLVCWLTHLLLRITNNFHTSSIVVEVASYIAASYTCIIPFIFLHSIRKLSCVCKR